From one Notolabrus celidotus isolate fNotCel1 chromosome 2, fNotCel1.pri, whole genome shotgun sequence genomic stretch:
- the LOC117828861 gene encoding interferon-induced protein with tetratricopeptide repeats 1B-like, which produces MGFKLLSRSGAAQSQTTLESLQCHFTWNLDQNWPRCLRLREKLEDMAAEEGNRWLGHIYNLQGFIQYKLGLNEDAKASFSKAAEAFHELRHADEGPWLLVNYGSLAWLHHNLGDEAESQAYLSKVDALMKNHPSPSQGELHPEVYAEKAWTLIYFGADRKVVADYFEKAIRMQPDMVEWNTSHVLSLVSVQEHSSTGVEDDLLEKMREAKEQDPEDLYLAALYLKQRAKRGEGIEDEAREFAKNNLGSLGRSYKGMRVLLKVYKCHLSVDEAIAMAERVLKIHPHKRGLKRCAALCYSWKLLLSGRDFLEPAMIDRAISLHEEVVSLYPHSPFLKKIDLATVYAKSRPHQAQAKQIYEELLQSDLEPADKQLLYNAYAKYLYFDLQDFNGSVQYHMRAAAIPEKNYFSGNSIRVLEKIREKGKHPMCQDIEEFLQNL; this is translated from the exons ATGGGATTCAAGCTGCTCAGCAGATCAGG TGCTGCTCAGAGTCAAACAACACTGGAGTCCCTGCAGTGCCACTTCACCTGGAACCTGGACCAAAATTGGCCCCGATGTTTACGTCTCAGAGAAAAGCTGGAGGACATGGCTGCTGAGGAGGGAAACAGGTGGCTCGGCCACATCTACAACCTGCAGGGGTTCATTCAATACAAGCTGGGGTTAAATGAAGATGCTAAGGCTTCGTTCAGCAAGGCTGCAGAGGCCTTCCATGAGCTGAGACATGCAGATGAGGGTCCCTGGTTATTGGTGAACTATGGGAGCCTGGCCTGGCTGCACCACAACCTTGGAGATGAAGCAGAGAGTCAGGCCTACCTGTCAAAAGTTGATGCCCTGATGAAAAATCACCCATCTCCATCCCAGGGCGAGCTCCACCCAGAGGTCTACGCTGAGAAAGCCTGGACCCTGATTTATTTTGGTGCAGATAGAAAGGTGGTTGCAGATTACTTTGAGAAAGCCATCAGGATGCAGCCGGACATGGTGGAGTGGAACACCAGTCATGTCTTGAGTTTAGTGAGTGTACAGGAGCATAGCAGCACAGGGGTGGAAGATGACCTCTTAGAGAAAATGAGAGAGGCAAAGGAACAGGATCCTGAGGACCTGTACCTTGCTGCCCTCTACCTTAAACAACGTGCCAAGAGAGGCGAAGGAATTGAAGATGAAGCACGTGAGTTTGCCAAAAACAATTTGGGGTCTCTGGGCCGGAGCTACAAGGGTATGAGAGTATTACTGAAGGTTTACAAATGTCACCTGTCTGTTGATGAAGCCATTGCTATGGCAGAAAGGGTTCTGAAAATACATCCACATAAACGTGGCCTGAAGAGGTGTGCTGCACTCTGCTACAGTTGGAAGCTTTTGCTATCAGGGAGGGATTTCCTGGAACCAGCCATGATAGACAGAGCAATCAGTCTACATGAGGAAGTGGTCTCTCTTTACCCTCACTCTCCATTCCTGAAGAAAATAGACCTTGCAACTGTCTATGCAAAGTCACGTCCTCACCAGGCACAGGCTAAGCAGATTTATGAGGAGCTGCTTCAAAGTGATCTGGAACCTGCAGACAAACAACTCCTTTACAACGCCTACGCAAAGTATTTATACTTTGATCTACAGGATTTCAATGGGTCAGTACAATATCACATGAGAGCAGCTGCAATACCAGAAAAAAACTACTTCTCTGGGAACAGCATCAGAGTTTTGGAGAAGATCAGAGAAAAAGGAAAGCATCCAATGTGTCAAGATATAGAGGAGTTTCTTCAGAACTTgtaa